GAAAAAGCCGACGGAAAAATCTCTTTTTACCTGCAAGAAGCCCAGGATAAGGAAACGGCATTAAAAGATTTTGCCCAGCAACATCAAATTGATCTCATCGCTTTTTTACCCGAGAAAAAACATCCGTTGAAATATATTTTCTCTTCGCATCATTTGCGGAAAAAGGATTTTTTCAAGTTGGAACTTCCCATGCTGGCTTTACCTGAGTAGGATTATCGCAAAAACAAAAAGTGTTATCAGCACATTTTTGTGGTACAATCCCGACTGTATAAATTATAAAGCGTCTTAAAAAGCGTGTATATTTGTAGTGTTAGGTTTTGAAAAAGGTTCTCCTGCCGGTTTTTCGTGATTATTATAAGCGCGAAATTGCATCATCATTTCCAATGCTGGATTTCACATGCCAAACACGAATATTTTCATTTTCGCAACAAATGTTAAGACCCACAGATTCTCTTTTCGGCGAAATACAAATGGTATTACTTTTGCATTTTTAATTGAACCATGGCTAAAACGTTACCCATAGAAAAATTCCTGCCTTTGACGGATACTTTGCCGTTGGTGGATGTACGTTCGCCAGCAGAATTCACCCAGGGACACATTCCGGGAGCAGTTAATATACCTTTGTTTAATAACGATGAACGGGCTATTGTAGGGATTGGTTATAAACAGGGCGGCAAAGAACATGCGGTACAGCTCGGACTGGAAATTGTGGGGCCTAAGCTGGCCGGATTTGTAAAACAGGCCAAAAGGCTGGCTCCGAAAAAAGAAATTTTGGTGCACTGCTGGCGCGGCGGAATGCGCTCAAGCAGTATGGCCTGGCTTTTCGAAACAGCCGGATTGAAAGCGTCTATTCTCGAAGGTGGTTACAAAGCCTATCGCCGGTACATTCGTCAACAATTTTCGCGACCGGTAAACCTGTTGGTTTTAGGCGGTTATACCGGAAGCGGAAAGACCGATATACTGAAAATCCTGCAAAAAAACGGGGAGCAGTTTCTTGATATTGAACATCTTGCCCACCATAAAGGTTCGGTTTTTGGTCCGCTTGGGCAACCGCCGCAGCCTACCAACGAGCAGTTCGAAAACAACCTGGCCGATGCCTGGCGTAAATTTGATTTTTCCCGACGTATCTGGACAGAAGACGAAAGCCGCCAGCTGGGAAAATGTGTGTTACCCGACCCCTTATTTTTTCAACTGAGGGAAGCTCCTTTAATAAAAATAATTGTCCCGAAATCCGAACGCGAAAAACGATTGGTCCACGAATACGGCGAATTTAAAAAAGAAGAATTAAAAGAACAACTGGTGAAAATCAGGGAACGTCTCGGCGGACAATATCTGAAAGAAGCGCTGGAAGCACTGGATAACAATGCACTGCAAACAGTGGCATCCATCGCCTTGCGTTATTACGACAAAGCCTATGACCATGGCATTTCACGGCGTCCGGAAGAGAACGTTTTTGAACTGAAAGTTGAAAAAGACCATCCGGAAGAAAATGCCCGGTTACTTTTAAATTTTATTAATCATAATTTGAAAAATAATCATGGATCCCATTTATCTTGATTATAATGCTACCACGCCTGTGGCGCCCGAAGTGGCTGAAGCCATGAAACCTTTTCTTGAAGCATATTTCGGAAATCCTTCCAGTACGCATGCGTACGGCGTAAAAACCAAAATGGCCGTGGAGAATGCCCGGCGGCAGGTGGCCGCGCTGATCAACTGCGACCCGTCCGAAATCATTTTTACCAGCGGCGGCACCGAGTCGAACAACTATGCCATCAAAGGTATTGCTCTGGCTAACAAACACAAAGGCAATCACATCATCACTTCGGCAGTGGAACATCCGGCGGTATTCGAAGTGTGCCGCTATCTCGAGCAAAATGGGTTCGAGATAACCACCCTTCCCGTGGACGAATTCGGAATCGTTAAAATGGATGCTTTGCAGGCTGCTATCCGTCCCGAAACCATTCTTATCACGGTGATGCACGCCAACAACGAGGTAGGCAGCATCCAGCCGGTGGAAGAAATCGGAAAACTGGCCCGTGAAAAAGGCATTTTCTTCCACAGCGATGCTGCTCAGTCGCTCGGGAAAATACCGGTGGATGTCCAAAAAATGAACGTTGATTTGTTAAGTATTGCCGGACACAAACTCTATGCCCCCAAAGGCATCGGTGCGCTTTACATTCGAAACGGTGTTCATCTCGAAAAACTCATCCACGGTGCCGACCACGAACAAAACCTGCGGGCCGGAACAGAAAACGTGTTGGAAATCGTGGGACTTGGAAAAGCCTGTGAAATTGCCGGCGAATACCTGTCCGAAAACATGGAACACTACCGTAAAACAAGAGACTATTTGCATCAGTTGTTAAAAGAAGCTTTGCCGGATGTAAAACTCAACGGCCATCCTGAAAAACGGCTACCCAATACGCTGAGCCTTTCTTTTCCGCGGGTGGAAGCCAACACCCTGCTCAACCGGCTCGAAAGTGTAGCTGCCAGTGCCGGCGCTGCCTGTCATTCCGAAAGTATTGATGTGTCGGCTGTTCTCGAAGCCATGCTTGTCCCGCTCGATTATGCCATGGGTACCATTCGTTTTTCCACCGGCCGCTATCTCACCATGAACGAAGTAAAGAAAGCAGCCGGCGAAATCATCCGGACGGTGAAAACCCTTTTGCCGAAAGAAGAGAATACCGTATCGCAAACAGTTGATGATAAAGAAATTAAACTTACTCATTACACTCACGGACTGGGATGCGCCTGCAAGATTCAGCCGCAGCATCTGGAAAGTGTGCTGGCCCGGCTCAAACCGCTTTTCGACCCCAAAGTGCTGGTCGGAACCGAAACATCCGACGATGCCACCGTTTATAAAATAAATGACGATACGGCCATTGTTCAAACATTAGACTTTTTTACTCCCATTGTGGACGATCCGTATGATTTCGGGGCCATTGCCGCCGCCAATGCGCTCAGCGACATTTACGCCATGGGAGCCACGCCGCTGTTTGCCCTCAATATTGTCGGATTTCCCGAAGATACGCTGCCCATGCAGGTGTTGGAGAAAATCCTGCAGGGCGCACAGGACAAAGCCGCTGAAGCCGGCATTGCCATTCTCGGCGGCCATACCATCGAAGATCCCGAACCCAAATACGGCATGGTGGTTACCGGTCGTGTTCACCCCGATGAAATCATCAAAAACGAAGGTGCCCGGCCCGGCGATGTACTTATCCTTACCAAGCCACTCGGAACCGGCATCCTTTCTACGGCCATCAAGCGCGGCATGGTGGACGAAAAGCTGCAAAAGGAAGTTACACGGCTCATGGCTACGCTCAATAAAATTCCGGCCGAAATCATGAAAAATTATCCTGTGCACGCCTGCACCGACGTCACCGGCTTTGGTTTACTCGGCCATTTGAAAGAGATGAGCAGTGCTTCAAAATGTGATGTACAGATTGACTTTGAAAAAGTGCCGTTTCTGCGTGAAGTAAAAAACCTGGCCACAGCCGGCATTATCCCCGGCGGAACATACAACAACCTGGAATTTGTGAAAGATTTTATCGATTTCGGCAACCGTACACGCACCGACCAGTTATTGCTTTGCGACGCGCAAACTTCCGGGGGGCTGCTGGTGGCACTTCCCAAAAAAGAAGCGGCAGATTACCTAAACGAACTGCATAAAAACAAAATTACCGACGCCGTTGCCATTGGCCGCTTCCTGAAAAAAGGAACAGGAAATATCCGTGTTTTATAATTTAGGAAATAAGCTGTCCAATTAACACAGATGTAGTCAACAGTGCCATTCAGGCAGGCGTAATTCTTATTATTATACCCACAAAAAAAGCCCAACACAATGTGCTGAGGCTTTTAAAAATTCGGCGACCCGCCTCCGTCTTCTGACGGATTCGGGCAGGCGGCCTACTTTCCCATCCGCCGGCTGGCGGACAGTATCATCGGCACTGACAGGCCCGCCTGAATGACTTAATCTCTTATTATATCCACACAAAAAAAAAGCCTCCGTGTTTCCACGAAGGCTTTTAAAAATTCGGCGACGGCCTACTTTCCCACCTGGTATGGCAGTATCATCGGCGCTGGCAGGCTTAACTTCTCTGTTCGGAATGGGAAGAGGTGGTCCTTGCCGCTATAGTCACCCTAAGATCTTGATGTTTGATGGTGAATATTAAAAGTCAGATGTTTTATCTCCTTCCTTCCATCTCCTGACTTCCGTCTTCTCTCTTCCAACTTCTGTCTCCCATCTCCCATCGCCAATATCTTTGACATCATTCGAAAAAACATACAACTTAGCTCTAAAACCGGTAAAAGGTGAATCGCAGTTAAAAAGTCTTCGGGTAATTAGTACTGCTCGGCTTTGACATTACTGCCTTTACACCTGCAGCCTATCTACGTCATCGTCTCTAACGACCCTTATAGGAAGCCTCATCTTGAGGTGAGTTTCGCGCTTAGATGCTTTCAGCGCTTATCTCGT
The sequence above is drawn from the Candidatus Sulfidibacterium hydrothermale genome and encodes:
- the mnmH gene encoding tRNA 2-selenouridine(34) synthase MnmH; translated protein: MAKTLPIEKFLPLTDTLPLVDVRSPAEFTQGHIPGAVNIPLFNNDERAIVGIGYKQGGKEHAVQLGLEIVGPKLAGFVKQAKRLAPKKEILVHCWRGGMRSSSMAWLFETAGLKASILEGGYKAYRRYIRQQFSRPVNLLVLGGYTGSGKTDILKILQKNGEQFLDIEHLAHHKGSVFGPLGQPPQPTNEQFENNLADAWRKFDFSRRIWTEDESRQLGKCVLPDPLFFQLREAPLIKIIVPKSEREKRLVHEYGEFKKEELKEQLVKIRERLGGQYLKEALEALDNNALQTVASIALRYYDKAYDHGISRRPEENVFELKVEKDHPEENARLLLNFINHNLKNNHGSHLS
- the selD gene encoding selenide, water dikinase SelD; amino-acid sequence: MKLTHYTHGLGCACKIQPQHLESVLARLKPLFDPKVLVGTETSDDATVYKINDDTAIVQTLDFFTPIVDDPYDFGAIAAANALSDIYAMGATPLFALNIVGFPEDTLPMQVLEKILQGAQDKAAEAGIAILGGHTIEDPEPKYGMVVTGRVHPDEIIKNEGARPGDVLILTKPLGTGILSTAIKRGMVDEKLQKEVTRLMATLNKIPAEIMKNYPVHACTDVTGFGLLGHLKEMSSASKCDVQIDFEKVPFLREVKNLATAGIIPGGTYNNLEFVKDFIDFGNRTRTDQLLLCDAQTSGGLLVALPKKEAADYLNELHKNKITDAVAIGRFLKKGTGNIRVL